One genomic window of Candidatus Trichorickettsia mobilis includes the following:
- the mnmE gene encoding tRNA uridine-5-carboxymethylaminomethyl(34) synthesis GTPase MnmE yields the protein MRPTIFAQSSKSGKAGVAVFRISGTQSLYALQQLLYNNPIDKIIPRYMYYQKIYDPISLELIDAAMVVYFKSPASFTGEDTVEIHTHGSIAITNMLYTALLKIEGLSCAEPGEFTRRAFLNNKLDLTSAEGLADLIEAETILQHKQAIQQMGGSLHRLFGQWRQDLLTIISLLEAYIDFPDEEVPPIILEQVQTNLEKLQYTITKYLNDNRRGELLRNGLKLAIIGAPNVGKSSLINFLTQREVAIVSNIAGTTRDVIEAHLDIGGYPIILQDTAGIRLSCNDVIEQEGMNRALTVANTADIKILMIEVQNQNIPDILINVIDNHTIIVVNKIDLISDQEHENYNSKKFIPISITKHLGLDNLLKEIELIASNISGLTEEPPITRARHRHQLEEALVHLASCDPLGDLVLATEDIRMAIRTLSNITGNITVEEILGEIFSNFCIGK from the coding sequence ATGAGACCAACCATTTTTGCACAAAGTTCGAAATCAGGTAAAGCAGGAGTTGCAGTATTCAGAATCTCTGGAACTCAGAGTTTATATGCACTACAGCAACTATTGTATAATAATCCTATAGATAAAATTATTCCAAGATATATGTATTATCAAAAAATCTATGACCCTATAAGCCTTGAGTTAATTGATGCTGCAATGGTTGTATATTTTAAATCTCCAGCAAGCTTCACCGGAGAAGATACAGTTGAAATACACACTCATGGTAGCATCGCAATTACTAATATGCTTTATACCGCTTTATTAAAAATAGAAGGTTTAAGCTGTGCTGAGCCTGGGGAATTTACTCGCCGAGCTTTTCTTAATAATAAACTAGATTTAACTAGCGCTGAAGGGTTGGCTGATTTGATTGAAGCTGAAACTATTTTACAACATAAACAAGCAATCCAACAAATGGGTGGTAGTCTGCACCGGCTTTTTGGTCAGTGGCGACAAGATTTGTTGACTATCATTAGTTTATTGGAAGCTTATATTGATTTTCCTGATGAAGAAGTTCCCCCAATCATATTGGAGCAAGTACAAACTAATCTAGAAAAATTACAATATACGATCACAAAATACCTCAATGATAATAGACGTGGAGAATTATTACGTAATGGCCTCAAGCTTGCTATTATCGGAGCTCCCAATGTTGGTAAGTCAAGTCTAATAAACTTTCTGACGCAAAGAGAAGTAGCAATTGTTTCCAATATTGCTGGTACCACCCGTGATGTTATCGAGGCACATTTAGACATTGGTGGCTATCCAATTATCTTGCAGGATACTGCTGGTATCAGGTTATCGTGCAATGATGTTATTGAGCAAGAAGGAATGAATAGAGCGCTAACAGTTGCTAACACTGCGGACATCAAAATATTGATGATAGAAGTACAAAATCAAAATATCCCAGATATCCTGATTAACGTAATTGATAATCATACTATAATTGTAGTCAATAAAATTGATCTGATCAGTGATCAGGAACATGAGAATTATAATAGTAAAAAATTTATACCTATCTCAATAACCAAACATTTAGGGCTAGATAACTTACTCAAAGAAATTGAGTTGATAGCAAGTAATATTTCTGGCCTTACTGAGGAACCACCGATTACCAGAGCCCGTCATCGGCATCAACTAGAAGAAGCTTTGGTACATTTAGCAAGCTGCGATCCGCTAGGTGATCTAGTGTTAGCAACCGAAGATATTCGAATGGCTATTCGTACTTTGAGTAATATTACTGGTAATATTACTGTCGAAGAAATATTGGGAGAAATATTTAGTAATTTTTGTATTGGTAAATAG
- a CDS encoding NAD-glutamate dehydrogenase yields MSVTSSLALSRLTCHIPDYQAEILKLIQAKGGDPLYVEFIRQFFIYLPVDYQIREQFELFTNFSDKAFLFFKNRKIGQRKITITQSSLYSDPAITILLINDNKPFIVDSLSCLFTRLALQPRFILHPVIYCTRDSNGELQKIVNKQHDQSAESLLYIKILGNYDQAMISLLDKEINHTLDQVDATYNTWPVLLQKIQGLVKGVKNNEIIYENIGLRSYSAEIVSFLEWLQHNNFTFLGSIDFDISSKNFISEQGATSIWQDNIEELQNIINFSSQNIYQNTMLILGKINRLSPVHRSNLVDYILVKKLDQHGKYTSGTIILGLYGSAIYYQSIINIPILRQKLRFVLDRSGFPLGGYNSKKLKIIIESLPREALIQIDETDLYCMCLHMLSSMMSRKLKLFIQQDWSGAFINVLIFLPKARLTPEIHNSINIYLAAKLKGKILLDNVTEVVQDFSHLFVTLAVQEKIEFKVEEIENDVDQLSTSWGESFYHQLCKNFGEYQASLNFKIFEQTFPADYRHKFTATIAVQDLISLQKASSNGHAVFNLIPINNIDFQLKIYSPEKKLILSNILPFIENLGFKAIDEQSFMIAASGNVKESWIYQFLLSAGAPIERDLQELAVNVEDALDKMAQGHLSADSLSKLVVLCGFNWHRIRLLRALTRYLHQTGFAYGKGYVQLTLIKHYNFTELLIALFEAKFNPFTANMDVVNQITDKVIVYLDTVTNSTEDKVLRSMFNLLEAMVRTNYYQFIDGAIKSYLSFKFNSKKIKGLPLPLPYAEIFVYSNDFEAIHLRGGKVARGGIRWSDRGEDYRIEVLGLMKAQMTKNAVIVPVGSKGGFVVFFGQDGLSYQEYMAKIIECYQNFLRGLLDITDNIIDGKITHPINTIIYDDQDPYLVVAADKGTATFSDYANGISAEYGFWLRDAFASGGSSGYDHKKMAITAKGAWISVQQHFQEIAIDVQNHPITVVGIGDMSGDVFGNGMLSSESIKLVAAFNHQHIFIDPDPDMAASFKERLRLFSLPRSKWSDYNIKLISKGGGIFERAAKLITISAEMKRLLDIQADRLSPEELIKVILQAQVDLIWNGGIGTYIKASYENNFEIGDKANDNLRCDALDIRATVIAEGGNLGVSQQGRIEYSKCGGRINTDFIDNSAGVDCSDHEVNIKIALNNAVANGKLTIVERDALLVNMTNQVESLVLMDNYKQTQAITITQLSTALNIEMFSQLISGLEEEKLLDRAVEFLPDTAELAKRSIAKEHLTRPELAILLSYSKMSVCNELVNAKLTEDKYFETYLIDYFPQIMRDKFQAEILSHPLKNEIIRTVVTNKIVNQLSGPIINTIKRETGGVVCDIVRAYIIVCCIFDLDNLWKSIESLGTNVNNTIKIDMLSELAKIMRRGSSWFIRNLEHPIDILKTINEFAEPARHLNSIIASLLLGEAKRKFDDRIEKYTAAGVELRISHAIATVDSLVSAFDIIYVAKQTNISAAEVAKLYFAVGNRFNIDWLRKSCEKQIDDSYWNRLSIQSLKDDLYDKQRRLLVKIINQSPIANIDLDQWLNNYQGIANIFFNFVEKIKLQEDVNLNMMILANKKFEMFLRKLG; encoded by the coding sequence ATGTCTGTTACTTCTTCTTTAGCTCTAAGTCGGCTTACTTGTCATATTCCTGATTATCAAGCAGAAATTCTTAAATTAATCCAAGCTAAGGGTGGGGATCCACTTTATGTCGAATTTATTCGTCAGTTTTTTATATATTTACCAGTTGACTACCAAATACGGGAGCAATTCGAGCTATTTACCAATTTCTCTGACAAAGCGTTTCTATTTTTTAAAAACAGAAAAATTGGCCAAAGAAAAATTACTATTACTCAGTCAAGTTTGTATTCTGATCCCGCAATTACTATCTTATTAATTAATGATAATAAGCCTTTTATCGTCGATTCACTAAGCTGTTTGTTTACAAGGCTTGCGCTCCAACCAAGATTTATACTACACCCGGTGATTTATTGCACTAGAGATAGTAATGGAGAATTACAAAAAATAGTTAATAAGCAACACGATCAGTCAGCTGAATCTTTATTATACATAAAAATACTTGGTAATTATGATCAAGCAATGATTTCTTTGTTGGACAAAGAAATTAATCATACCTTAGACCAGGTAGATGCTACTTATAACACCTGGCCAGTTTTATTACAAAAAATACAAGGTTTGGTAAAAGGAGTAAAAAATAATGAAATAATTTATGAAAATATCGGATTACGCTCATATTCTGCCGAAATAGTAAGTTTTCTAGAATGGTTACAGCATAATAACTTCACTTTTTTAGGTAGCATTGATTTTGATATATCATCAAAAAACTTTATCAGTGAGCAGGGTGCTACCTCAATTTGGCAAGATAATATCGAAGAACTGCAAAATATTATTAACTTCTCAAGCCAAAATATATACCAAAATACCATGCTTATACTTGGTAAAATCAACCGTCTGTCACCTGTTCATCGTAGCAACTTAGTAGATTATATTCTGGTTAAAAAGCTTGACCAGCACGGCAAATATACTTCAGGCACTATAATTCTAGGGTTATATGGTTCAGCAATTTACTATCAATCTATTATCAACATTCCTATTCTTAGACAAAAATTACGTTTTGTTTTGGATAGATCTGGGTTTCCACTAGGAGGTTATAATTCCAAAAAACTTAAAATTATTATCGAATCTTTACCTAGAGAAGCCTTAATTCAAATTGATGAAACTGATTTGTATTGTATGTGCTTACATATGTTATCAAGTATGATGAGCCGTAAGCTTAAATTATTTATCCAACAGGATTGGTCTGGAGCTTTTATTAATGTGCTCATTTTTTTACCGAAAGCACGACTAACCCCAGAAATCCACAATAGCATTAATATATATTTAGCTGCAAAATTGAAGGGCAAGATATTATTGGATAATGTTACTGAAGTAGTGCAGGATTTTTCGCATTTGTTTGTAACTCTAGCTGTACAGGAGAAGATCGAATTTAAAGTAGAAGAAATAGAAAATGATGTCGATCAATTATCTACCAGTTGGGGAGAGTCTTTTTATCATCAGTTATGTAAAAATTTTGGTGAGTACCAAGCTAGTCTTAATTTCAAGATTTTTGAACAGACTTTTCCAGCTGATTATCGGCATAAATTTACAGCCACCATTGCCGTGCAGGATCTGATATCTTTACAAAAAGCATCTAGCAATGGACACGCAGTATTTAACTTAATTCCTATAAATAATATAGATTTTCAATTAAAGATTTATAGCCCAGAGAAAAAATTAATATTATCCAACATTTTGCCATTTATAGAAAATTTAGGATTTAAAGCGATTGATGAACAAAGTTTTATGATTGCAGCTAGTGGTAATGTTAAAGAGAGTTGGATCTATCAATTTCTTCTATCAGCAGGAGCTCCAATTGAACGCGATCTGCAAGAATTAGCAGTCAATGTTGAAGATGCATTAGATAAAATGGCTCAAGGTCATTTGAGTGCAGATTCTTTAAGTAAATTAGTAGTATTATGTGGCTTTAACTGGCATCGTATTAGGTTACTTCGAGCTTTAACCAGGTATCTGCATCAAACAGGTTTTGCTTATGGTAAAGGATATGTGCAGTTAACTTTAATTAAGCATTATAATTTTACCGAACTGTTGATTGCTTTGTTTGAAGCAAAATTTAATCCATTCACTGCCAATATGGATGTAGTAAATCAGATAACAGACAAGGTAATCGTTTACTTGGATACAGTAACCAATAGTACCGAAGACAAAGTATTGCGTAGCATGTTCAATTTATTGGAAGCAATGGTTAGAACTAATTATTATCAATTTATTGATGGTGCCATTAAGAGTTACTTATCATTTAAATTTAACTCTAAAAAGATCAAAGGGCTGCCATTGCCACTGCCTTATGCTGAGATTTTTGTTTATTCCAATGATTTTGAAGCTATCCATTTGCGTGGCGGTAAGGTGGCACGTGGCGGCATTAGGTGGTCTGATCGTGGTGAAGATTACAGAATTGAAGTGCTTGGGTTAATGAAAGCGCAAATGACTAAAAATGCTGTTATTGTTCCAGTTGGTTCAAAAGGTGGCTTTGTGGTGTTCTTTGGTCAAGATGGTCTCAGTTACCAAGAATATATGGCTAAAATTATTGAATGTTATCAAAATTTTTTACGAGGCTTATTGGATATCACCGATAACATTATCGACGGTAAGATCACTCACCCCATAAATACCATTATTTATGATGACCAAGATCCATATTTAGTGGTTGCTGCTGATAAAGGTACCGCCACATTCTCTGATTATGCTAATGGAATTTCTGCAGAATATGGTTTCTGGCTCAGAGATGCTTTCGCTTCCGGTGGTTCCAGCGGTTATGATCACAAGAAAATGGCGATTACTGCAAAAGGAGCATGGATTTCGGTGCAACAACATTTTCAGGAAATAGCAATCGATGTCCAGAATCATCCAATTACAGTTGTGGGTATTGGGGATATGTCCGGTGATGTTTTTGGCAATGGGATGTTAAGCTCGGAATCAATAAAACTGGTGGCTGCATTTAATCATCAGCATATTTTCATTGATCCAGATCCTGATATGGCAGCAAGTTTTAAAGAAAGGTTACGATTATTTAGTTTACCAAGATCAAAATGGTCGGATTATAATATTAAATTAATCTCAAAGGGTGGTGGCATCTTTGAACGGGCAGCAAAATTAATTACAATATCAGCTGAAATGAAACGGTTACTAGACATTCAAGCTGATAGATTATCTCCTGAAGAATTAATCAAAGTTATTTTACAGGCACAGGTAGATTTAATCTGGAATGGTGGCATCGGTACTTATATTAAGGCTTCGTATGAAAATAATTTTGAAATAGGTGATAAAGCCAATGATAATTTGCGTTGTGATGCGCTAGATATCAGAGCAACTGTGATTGCAGAAGGTGGTAATCTTGGAGTTTCGCAACAAGGAAGAATTGAATATAGTAAGTGTGGTGGACGTATCAACACTGATTTTATTGATAATTCTGCTGGAGTTGATTGTTCTGATCATGAAGTAAACATTAAAATAGCTTTAAATAATGCGGTGGCAAATGGCAAGTTAACGATAGTAGAACGTGATGCATTGTTAGTTAACATGACTAATCAAGTTGAATCATTGGTACTTATGGATAATTATAAGCAAACTCAAGCTATAACTATTACACAATTATCAACTGCTCTCAATATCGAAATGTTTAGCCAGTTAATTAGTGGATTGGAAGAAGAAAAATTATTAGATCGTGCAGTCGAGTTTTTACCAGATACTGCAGAATTAGCTAAAAGATCAATTGCTAAAGAACATCTAACCAGGCCAGAGCTAGCGATATTATTATCTTATAGTAAAATGTCAGTTTGCAATGAGTTGGTTAATGCCAAATTAACTGAAGATAAGTATTTTGAGACCTATTTAATTGATTATTTTCCGCAAATTATGCGTGATAAATTCCAAGCTGAAATACTATCACATCCATTGAAGAATGAAATTATTAGAACAGTCGTCACCAATAAAATTGTTAATCAGTTAAGTGGGCCGATTATTAATACTATTAAACGTGAAACAGGTGGAGTAGTTTGTGACATCGTGCGAGCTTATATTATTGTTTGTTGCATCTTTGATTTAGATAATTTATGGAAATCTATAGAATCATTGGGAACTAATGTCAATAATACGATAAAAATTGACATGTTATCAGAACTTGCAAAAATTATGCGTCGGGGCAGTTCATGGTTTATCCGCAACCTAGAACATCCAATTGATATATTAAAAACAATCAATGAATTTGCTGAACCGGCAAGACATCTAAATTCAATTATTGCGTCACTGTTATTAGGTGAAGCTAAACGTAAATTTGATGATCGAATAGAAAAATATACTGCAGCAGGAGTAGAGTTGCGTATATCTCACGCAATTGCAACAGTAGATAGTTTGGTATCAGCTTTTGATATTATATATGTTGCCAAACAAACTAACATCAGTGCTGCTGAAGTAGCTAAACTTTATTTTGCTGTCGGCAATAGATTTAACATCGATTGGTTACGTAAATCATGTGAAAAACAAATTGATGATTCATATTGGAATAGATTATCGATTCAATCATTGAAGGATGATTTATATGATAAACAAAGGCGATTGCTAGTTAAAATTATCAATCAATCACCGATAGCTAATATTGACCTTGACCAATGGCTCAACAATTATCAAGGAATAGCTAACATATTTTTTAATTTTGTTGAGAAAATCAAACTGCAAGAGGATGTGAATCTTAATATGATGATTCTTGCCAATAAAAAATTTGAAATGTTTTTACGTAAGCTTGGATAA
- a CDS encoding helix-turn-helix transcriptional regulator: MPSQLKQARIKMGCSTSEAAQALRIREQYLIALEENDFSAIPGKVYVDGYLKLYSRYLGVNLTINSIDTPYNGMAQGKIAVEHKFSKYLVIVSILMLIITIISYNSVLRSNVDIDVMSIVENTEKISETDYNIGIKYNEK; this comes from the coding sequence ATGCCATCACAATTAAAGCAAGCTAGAATAAAAATGGGATGCTCAACCTCAGAAGCAGCGCAAGCTCTGCGTATTAGAGAGCAATACTTAATTGCTCTTGAAGAAAATGATTTTTCTGCTATTCCTGGTAAAGTATATGTAGATGGATATCTAAAATTATATTCTCGGTATCTGGGAGTTAATTTAACGATCAATTCTATCGATACCCCCTATAATGGCATGGCACAAGGCAAAATAGCGGTCGAGCACAAATTTTCTAAATATCTAGTTATTGTTTCAATTTTAATGTTAATTATTACTATCATTAGCTACAATTCTGTACTGCGAAGTAATGTAGATATTGATGTAATGTCTATAGTAGAAAACACAGAAAAAATTTCTGAAACAGATTATAATATTGGCATCAAATATAATGAAAAGTAG